The Flaviramulus sp. BrNp1-15 genome includes the window CTTTACGAGACAAAATGTCTAAATTAGGTATTAAAAAATCTGCAAAAAAATAACGGTATTCCGTGACTTTGCGTTTTTTTGTACTAAAAAACACACGGTATTCCGACATTTTGTAATCTTCTTACAAAACCCCTAAAAATTTAAATAATTGATTATCAGTAATTTGATTTTTATTTTTTCACAAAAATAATTTTTGGCATCCCTATTGGCATAAGTTTTTCAAAAGGTAAAAAATGAAAGGCGAAATACTAATAGATAATGTAAGCTTTTGGGTAGATAAAAAAATAATCTATTGCAAAGTTTGTAGTGACTTTAATGAAAGTTTTGTTGAGAGTAACATGGAAGAGATTTTCTTATATGCTATTTCTGAATTATCTAAAGATGTATACATGCCTATCATTATAAATATGAAAGAGTTAAGTTATGCTCTTAAAATCAGGTTGTTTAAAATATTATCCAGAAATAGGTTAATTAAAGAAAAAGTGCTTTCCAAAACATTTTTAGTTGATTCTTTCCTATCAAAACTCATTTTATCCATTCATAATATAGCTAACGATCCAGTTGTACCTAATACAATATTTAAGGATAAAAAATCGGCCGTAAAGCATTGTAATAAATTAAATATGGTATTCAATGTATTTATATAAAACGGAAAAAATGGAAAACATAATTAAAATTGGACACGGAAAGTTTTGGATTGATTCTAATAGTATCCTTTGTGCCCAATTTAATAATGATAACCCTAATTATAGATTAGACTCTAATAAAGTAAAGCAATATATAGAGGTGATTACTAAATTGTGTAATGGTACAGCAATGCCTTTTTTAATAGATATTCGAGATTCAAAAGGAACTTTTTCTCCTTCTGCTGCTCATTTGTTTGCTAATTCACCAACATTATTAAAGCTAAGAATTTCAGAAGCTTTTGTTCTTAATACTATAGGAATAAAATTATTAATAGCCTCATATAAAAGATTATACAACCCAAATACACCATACAGTGTTTTTAGTGATATAGAGTCAGCTAAAGCATATTGTATAGAAACAAAAAACAAGTTTTATGGAAGCAATTAAATATTATTTATCAAATAATATTAATGACACTGTACTGTCTTTATTTAAAGAGAATTCAATAATTACAGTAACAGATTTTTTAGGTAGAATTGAATATGCAAGTGAAAACTATTGCAAAATTTTAGAGTGTGATGTTAATAAGCTAATTGGAGAAACGCATGGATTATTGAAGTCTCATTTACATTCTGAAAAAAAATATAAGCAATTATGGCGAACCATAAAAATGGGAAATAAATGGAATGGTGTTTTAAGTGATAGATCACAGTCAGGAAAAATGTTTTGGTTAGACACAACTATTATACCTATTAAAGATAATACAGAAAACACTACAAAGTATGTATGTATTTATAATGATGTTACTGAAAACCAATCACAAAATATTAAACTAATAGAGAGTAATAAAATAAACTCTAAGTATAAATCCATTTTTCAATCTGTAAATGTAGGTATTATAGTAGTTGCAGATAGTAAAGGAAATATAACCGAATGGAATAAAGGAGCAGAATTAGCTTTTGGATATTCTAAAGTAGAAATATTGGGGCAACCTCTTACCATTTTAACCTCCAAAAAGTTTAAAAAAGGAAATATTAAGGAGTTATTAAAAGCGATAAACAGAATTAAAAACAACCAAAATGTTGATATCATTGAGATGTTTTGTTTACGTAAAAATGGAGAGGAATTTCCTGTTGAATTTGCATTAAGTAGTTTAAATGTTGATGATAATTGTTTCTATTGTGCCATGATGTTAGATATCACAAAACGTAAAACTTTACAAAATAAGTTAAAGCAAAAAAC containing:
- a CDS encoding PAS domain S-box protein codes for the protein MEAIKYYLSNNINDTVLSLFKENSIITVTDFLGRIEYASENYCKILECDVNKLIGETHGLLKSHLHSEKKYKQLWRTIKMGNKWNGVLSDRSQSGKMFWLDTTIIPIKDNTENTTKYVCIYNDVTENQSQNIKLIESNKINSKYKSIFQSVNVGIIVVADSKGNITEWNKGAELAFGYSKVEILGQPLTILTSKKFKKGNIKELLKAINRIKNNQNVDIIEMFCLRKNGEEFPVEFALSSLNVDDNCFYCAMMLDITKRKTLQNKLKQKTKDLELFLYRSAHDLKAPFSSAEGLINLLKDEKDGERIKFLVEMLETTIKSGKGLVDNLNRASIASSKKKETELINFSKIISNVLRMLSGTKNFGLFKFNINIDNSINYYSNPELLSSIFQNLIQNAIKYSVEPTNKCMPYVDVSVKSLKKGIVIKVCDNGQGISENCINKIFDLYYRANINEVPGNGLGLYIVKNIIEDLEGKINVTSNINKGTCFKVELPHNP